Below is a window of Acidobacteriota bacterium DNA.
TTTCGAAGGGTCGCCCGCCTACAAGAAGGGGATCCGCCGCGGCGACGTCATCGCGCGCATCGAAGGCGAGGACACCAAGGGGTGGACGAGCGATCAGGCGGTCAAGCGACTGCGCGGACCGAAGGGCACACAGGTCAAGGTCGGCCTCCGGCGCCAGGGCTATCCCGAACTGATCGAACTCTCGGTCGAACGCGACGAGGTCCACATCCCCACCCTGAAGGGCGTCTTCATGATCGGCGCCGACACGGGGTACATCAGGCTCAACGATTTCTCGGAGACCACCGACCGCGATCTCGGTGAGGCGCTCGACTCGCTGTCGGCCAAGGGCATGAAGCGCCTGCTGCTCGATCTGCGCGACAACCCTGGTGGGCCCCTCGATCAGGCGATCAAGGTGTCGGACCGCTTCCTGCCCAAGGGTGACATGGTGGTCTACACGCGCGGGCGCACGCGCAATTCGGATCAGGACTACCGCGCGGCCGATCCCGGCGATTTCGGCACCATGCCCATCGTCGTGCTGGTGAGCCGGAGCAGCGCGAGCGCCGCCGAGATCGTGTCGGGGGCACTCCAGGATCACGATCGTGCGCTCATCGTCGGCGAGACGACGTTCGGCAAGGCGCTGGTGCAGTCGGTGTACCGGATCAGCGAGGGTGCGGGGCTGGCGCTCACCACGGCACGTTATTTCACGCCGAGCGGCAGGCTGATCCAGCGGCCCTGGGACGGCACCTTCGACGAGTACCTCACCTACTCGCTGCGCGAGCAGAAGGCCGACGCGCCGCACGATCCGGCGAACCTGAAGCTCACAGACGCGGGTCGCAAGGTGTACGGCGGTGGCGGCATCGAGCCGGACCAGTACATCGCGGGGCCCGTCGAGGGGTTCGACCCGACGCGCTTCGGTCGCGCCCTCTTCGCGCGCCAGGTGTTTGCCGACTACGCCGGCCGTTACACGGCCGAAGGCGACACACGCATCAAGGGCAACGGCCAGGCCCGTACCATCACGCGCGGGTTCACCGTGGACGACGCGATGGTGGCCGACTTCCGCGCGTATCTCCAGTCGCGCAAGGTCCGCATCGACGACGAGGCCATGAAGACCGACGACCAGTTCATCAGGGCGATGATCCAGTACGACATCGACCTGGCGCTCTTCGGCGTCGAGGAAGCCCGCCGCAACCTGATCGCCCGCGACCCGCAGGCCCAGTTCGCCCTCCAGCAGTTCGAGGAGGCCGCCCGCCTGCCCCTGCTCGACGGCGCATCCACGTCCCGGAGATAGACCGATATCTTGTGGTCTGGTTGGCCGCTTGCCCCAATTAGTAGTTGCCTGCTAGACTCCGCGTCTGCTTTGCCGGTGGCCTCAGCATTCCAGCCTGCCACCGCAGGACCGTGCCCGACATGCGTCTCAACCGCCTCGAAATCAACGGCTTCAAGA
It encodes the following:
- a CDS encoding S41 family peptidase, with protein sequence MSKHRALPAVLFAVTVSALVGGVLGRRAQATADPLTDRYRVFTAALAAVEQEYVEDVESDRLVYSAITGMLQTLDPHSSFLDPRAYAQMRERQEGRYYGLGITISPLDGDITVMALFEGSPAYKKGIRRGDVIARIEGEDTKGWTSDQAVKRLRGPKGTQVKVGLRRQGYPELIELSVERDEVHIPTLKGVFMIGADTGYIRLNDFSETTDRDLGEALDSLSAKGMKRLLLDLRDNPGGPLDQAIKVSDRFLPKGDMVVYTRGRTRNSDQDYRAADPGDFGTMPIVVLVSRSSASAAEIVSGALQDHDRALIVGETTFGKALVQSVYRISEGAGLALTTARYFTPSGRLIQRPWDGTFDEYLTYSLREQKADAPHDPANLKLTDAGRKVYGGGGIEPDQYIAGPVEGFDPTRFGRALFARQVFADYAGRYTAEGDTRIKGNGQARTITRGFTVDDAMVADFRAYLQSRKVRIDDEAMKTDDQFIRAMIQYDIDLALFGVEEARRNLIARDPQAQFALQQFEEAARLPLLDGASTSRR